From the genome of Sulfurimonas paralvinellae:
GCAGTTAATAAACTTCTTTTCATTTAATTTCCTTTATCTAAATTATGTGAGATTATACACTTATAAAGATAAAAGTAAATTGATTTTTTAAATTATATTGGGAGAAGATTTTAATAAGATATACTTATATAACAAACCATAATACAAAAGGTGAAGAAAAAATCACCTTTTATATAGATTTACAGGTCTTGTTCTACGACGCGTTTGAAAGTATTGAAGTAGTTATCTTTGAGTCTGTCCATACTCATACTTACATTGTTTATTTTAACTGTGTCACCACCGACGACACCTATCTTTTCACATGCAAGATCACCGACCATAGCTTCAAAAGCTTCGGCATTTTCAGGTTTAACTTCAATGATAGCTCGGCTCATAGACTCTGCAAAAATATCTCTCTCATCCGTCACACTCATACTGACATCACAGCCAAGTCCGGAAGTTGCTGCCATTTTAGCCAACGCAATAGCGACACCGCCGCTGCTTGCATCTTTTGCACACTCTAAAAGATGCTTTTTATTGGCTTCTATGACCAGATCCCACAGAGCCAACTCTTTGGCATAATCAATCTCAGGAAGTTTGCCGGCAACAGTGCCGCACATCTCTTTCATATATAAAGAACCACCGAATTCGCTTTTGCTTTCACCGACAAGGTAGAGTTGGTTGCCTTCATTCTGGAAGTTCGACATCAACACATTGTTTTCATCATCGTTGACACCGACCGTTGCTATAGAAGGCGTCGGGAAAACAGAAACACCGTTCGTTTCATTATAAAGAGAGACATTTCCGCCGATAACAGGAGTAGTAAGTTCAGCACATGCTTCTTTAATACCAAGACACCCTTCGCCGAACTGCCACATCACTTCAGGATTTTCAGGGTTTCCGTAGTTTAGACAATCTGTAATCGCCAAGGGACGTGCACCCGTCATTGCGACATTTCTTCCAGATTCAATAACCGCAGCAGCCGCTCCGCCTTTTGGATCAACATAACAGTAACGTACATTACAGTCTGCCGACATTGCCAGAGCTTTACCGTTCTCTTTAACACGGATAACAGAAGCGTCAAGCTCTCCGCCTTTTTTTACCGTATTTGTCTGTACCATAGAGTCATACTGTGTATATATCCATGATTTATCTACCACTTCCATAGATTTTGTAAGTTTTTCAAAAGCTTCTTGATTCTCTACTTTTGGAAAATCATCGATAGATATATCTTTGATAAGATCAAGATACTGTGGTCGCTTCATTGGACGGTTCAATTCAGGTGCTTCTTCACTTACAGGATCAACAGGGACTTCTGCTACTTTTTCACCGTGCCAGAAAAGTTCCATATTTCCGGTATCTGTCACCTCACCGATAACCGCTGCATCAAGATCCCATTTTTCAAATATCTTGATGATCTCCTCTTCACTTCCTTTTTTTGCACATAGAAGCATACGTTCCTGGGATTCTGAAAGCATAAAATCATACGGAGTCATTCCCTCTTCACGGGCAGGCACTTTGTCAAGATGCATGATCATACCGCTTCCTGAACGTCCGGCCATTTCAAACGATGAAGATGTCAGACCTGCTGCTCCCATATCCTGAATACCGACAACATGATCTGTTTT
Proteins encoded in this window:
- the purL gene encoding phosphoribosylformylglycinamidine synthase subunit PurL; the protein is MSQQLPDIETQLANHKLSQEDYKHIKEILGREPNLVELGVFSAMWSEHCSYKSSKVHLKGFPTSAPWVIQGPGENAGVIDIGDGMAAVFKMESHNHPSFIEPYQGAATGVGGIMRDVFTMGARPVANLNALRFGNVLNDDDISKHQRYLVRGVTEGIGGYGNCMGVPTIGGETSFDECYNGNILVNAFTLGLAKSDEIFYGKAEGIGNPVLYVGAKTGRDGLGGAVMSSDSFTEESKSLRPTVQVGDPFTEKLLLEACLELFKTDHVVGIQDMGAAGLTSSSFEMAGRSGSGMIMHLDKVPAREEGMTPYDFMLSESQERMLLCAKKGSEEEIIKIFEKWDLDAAVIGEVTDTGNMELFWHGEKVAEVPVDPVSEEAPELNRPMKRPQYLDLIKDISIDDFPKVENQEAFEKLTKSMEVVDKSWIYTQYDSMVQTNTVKKGGELDASVIRVKENGKALAMSADCNVRYCYVDPKGGAAAAVIESGRNVAMTGARPLAITDCLNYGNPENPEVMWQFGEGCLGIKEACAELTTPVIGGNVSLYNETNGVSVFPTPSIATVGVNDDENNVLMSNFQNEGNQLYLVGESKSEFGGSLYMKEMCGTVAGKLPEIDYAKELALWDLVIEANKKHLLECAKDASSGGVAIALAKMAATSGLGCDVSMSVTDERDIFAESMSRAIIEVKPENAEAFEAMVGDLACEKIGVVGGDTVKINNVSMSMDRLKDNYFNTFKRVVEQDL